The DNA segment ttgagatgtgtctgttacttgaactctgtgaagcatgtatttgggctgcaatttctgaggctgataactctaataaactttacctctgcagcagaggtaactctgggtcttccttttctgtggtggtcctcgtgagagccggtttcatcatagcgcttgatggtttttgcaactgcaaatgaagaaactttcaaagttcttggaaTTGGAATTTTGGAATTGGAATTTTCCGCATGGACTGACCTTTATAtcttgatggactgtcgtttctctttgcttatttgagctgttcttgccatgttatggacttggtcttttaccaaatagggctgtcttctgtgtaccaactctaccttgtcacaacacagctgattggctcaaccgcattaagaaggaaatcaattccacaaatgaacttttaacaaggcacacctgttaatttaaatgcattccaggtgactacctcattaagctggttgagaaaatgccaagaatgtgcaaagctgtcatcaaggcaaagggtggctactttgaagaatctaaaatattaaatatattttgatttgtttaacactttcttggttactacatgattccatttgggttatttcatagttttgatgtctgcactattattgtacaatgtagaaaatagtaaaaataaagaaaaaccctggaatgagtaggtgtccaaacttttgactagtactgtacttttgtttgtgtgtacatacatacatacatacatacatacatacatacatacatacatacatacatacatacatacatacatacatacatacatacatacagttgaagtcggaagtttacatacacttaggtttgagtcattaaaactaatttttcaaccacgccaaaactatagtttgttaacaagaaatttgtggaaagtcagttaggacatctactttgtgcatgacacaagttatttttccaacaactgtttacagacagattatttcactaaaattcactgtatcacaattccagtgggtcagaagtttacatacactaagttgactgtgcctttaaacagcttggaaaattccattaaatgatgtcatggctttagaagcttctgataggctaattgacataatttgagtcaattggaggtgtatctgtggatgtatttcaaggcctaccttcactcagtgcctctttgcttgacatcatgggaaaatcaaaagaaatcagccaagaccacagaaaaaaaattgtagacctccaagtctggttaatccttgggagcaatttccaaacgcatgaaggtaccacgttcatctgtacaaacaatagtacgtaagtataaacaccatgggaccatgcagtcgttataccgctcaggaaggagatgcattctgtctcctagaggttaatgtactttggtgcgaaaagtgaaaatcaatcccagaacaacagcaaaggaccttgtgaagatgctggaggaaacggctacaaaagtatctatatccacagtacaacgagtcctatattgacataaacctgaaaggccgctcagcaaggaaaaagccactgctccaaaaccaccataaaaaagccagactacggtttgcaactgcacatggggacaaagatcgtactttttggagaaatgtcctctggtctgatgaaacagaaatagaaccgtttcgccgtaatgaccatcgttatgtttggaggaaaaagggggaggcttgcaagccaaagaacaccatcccaactgtgaagcacgggggtggcagcatcatgttgtgggggtgctttgctgcaggagggactggtgcacttcacaaaatagatggcatcatgaggcaggaaaatgatgtgggtatattaaagcaacatctcaagacatcagtcaggaagttaaagcttgctcgcaaatgggtcttccaaatggacaatgaccccacgcttacttccaaagttgtggcaaaatggcttaaggacaacaaagtcaaggtattggagttgccatcacaaagccctgacctcaatcctatagaaatgttgtgggcagaactgaaaagccgtgtgcgagcaaggaggccatcaaacctgactcagtaacaccagctctgccaggaggaatgggccaaaattcacccaacttattgtgggaagcttgtggaaggctacccgtaacgtttgacccaagttaaacaatttaaaggcaatgctaccaaatactaattgagtgtatgtaaacttctgacccactgggaatgtgatgaaagaaataaaagctgaaataaataattctctctactcttaattctgacatttcacattcttaaaataaagtggtgatcctaactgacctaagacagggaatttttactaggattaaatgtcagggattgtgaaaaactgagtttaaatgtatttggctatgtaaacttccgacttcaactgtacatatacatacatatattagTGTATTTTGTGTGAATATAGTCTACTATTGATCAGAACACGTGGAAGCAAGTAGTTCCCCTTATTATCGCAGCTGAACTATGGAGCATGATGAAACAACATGTGAACATCTCCAGCCTGGGAGCCCATAGCTCTTTAACTGAATTATGGGTGAAATCGAGTTAACCATGTTGTCATAACAACGCTCGTGACCCTGGCTGCAAACAAACACTGAGCCTCCTCACCCTCaagggtgtgtgtgagagggagggagataattTGACTGTAATATCCTGTTTTCTCTCTTGTCCAGACTGTGTGTGGGACTGTGAGTGTATCTCTAAAGGGAAGTCCCTCTGTTTGGATGATAATGTAGTCTTTTCCATGCCACCCCTTATAAGGTGGCTTTCCATGCAGGGACTTTATGGTCTTTTACCAATTTTCCTAACATTCAAGTAATGGTAGGTAGGGGATGGGTTTTCCATTACTGCCTTCCATATGGTTTTtctagtgtgtgtgagagagaggtagaagggaCTTGGCACCTTTGACTCAGTTTGCAGTTCGGCAGCAGTCTGCACATCTGGGAAAAATCAACGAGTTGGAAAATCTTACggggaagagaaagggagaatgacggaggggcagagagggagggagggaggtgactCACTGCTCTGCTATTCATCATCGTGTTTCAAATGTGTCCTGAGGTTAAGGCACAGGGCTTtccccattttttttaaattaaaaaaaaataataatggatttatttttCTCCTCTTACTTCAGCTAGCCTTTTTTGCCTGACTGCTTTGGTCACTCTCACTTTGAGTTTGTCCATTTTTCAAATCTTAATtcgtctgtctgtttcctctctttctctctccaactctgtCCCCTGCTGTTTGAACAACTTATTTTATTAATGTAAACATGTGTCTCTGTTTATGAGTCCTTCAACAGTATGTAAACTGGGAACATGGACTCACTATTACTTGTGGGGGATAGTGGGAGGGAGCAGCCCTGAGTGTCTCTGGATGTTGGGACTGTTAGTGGATGAGGCCCTGCCGCAGAGGCTGATGACAGATTGGCTGAGAGGTCGGGTAGAGGTCTCAGCACCACGTCTGtctgaaagggggggggggtgaaggaaTGTCCAGGGACACTGACTCACAGAACAGGAATCCCTCAGCTGATAAAGCACTCTCACAGAGTAtaaaactgaagagaacctataCTTTTGATTCTCCTTGTACAAGGTATCAAAAtatgaaatcttttttttttactttcatgtTGAGATGGGAGATAATGACACATTGCTACTGTTGCCCTCATGAGTCCAAATATGATATCTCATCAAGAATGTACATTGAAAATCATAATGGAATCAATACTTGCTATGAGATATTTTTTATATGAATGCATGCTGTCAATTTGTTCTTTGTTACTGACAGCTGCTCTCTATTCTGTGTCTCCTTATAGATCCTTCTGCCACAGATGCACAAAGAACTGTAGGCCTGGGGTATTTCGCAGAAACACCTACATCTCCAGCCAATTCAGCCCTTCACTTCAGTCTAACCCGTCCTAGTTGTCAAGCATCATCCATATCCCATCATGCCGATAGTGGTGGTGCACTCCAACCCCCTGTTCTGGGTGCGATTGTGTGCTCTGGTCTTCTCCTGTGTGGCTTTTGCTGTGACCATCCATGGGGCCGACCTCAAGCACGGTACAGGGGACTGGTTTGTGTTCTGCTGGGCCTTCAGCTTCGCTGGGACCCTGCTGGTTTTGCTGGTAGAGCTGTTTGGCCTGCAGACCCGTGCCCCCGTCTCCTGGAAAAACTTCCCCATCACCTTCGCCTGCTATGCCTCCCTGCTCTGCCTCTCCGCCTCCATCATCTTCCCCCTCTACTTCCTCAAGGGCCAGACCTCCCGCAACGAGACTCATAACTACCGCATCGTGGCCACCGTCTTCTCCTGCCTGGCCACCATCGCTTACATGAGTGAGGTGAGCATCAGCAAAGCCCGGCCAGGTGAGGTAGCAGGTTACATGACCACCGCCCCGGGTCTGCTGAAAGTGTGTGAAACCTTTGTGGCCTGCGTCATCTTTGTCTTCATCAGCGACCCAGTGTCCTACGACTCTCACGATGCACTGAGGTGGTGCCTGGCCGTCTACTGCATCTGTTTCATCCTGTCGGCGGCCATCATTGTGCTGTGTATCTGCGAGTGCACCGGCTGCCTGCCTTTCCCCTTCGCCCGCTTCCTGTCTGCCTACGCCCTACTGGCTGTCATCATGTACCTCTCCGCTACCATCGTCTGGCCCATTTTTACATTTGACAGGAAGCACTCTTCCTCCAGGCCCACTTTCTGTGGTAACAGTCAAGGGCTGTGTGCATGGGACAAGCAGATGGCTGTGGCTGTGCTCACTGCAGTCAACTTGGTGCTCTACCTGGCAGACCTGATCTACTCTGCCCGACTGGTGTTTATTACTGTGTGAGCAAAAGGTATAGAGGGGAAGAACGAGAAGAGGTAGTTGATTTTGAGTCGGATGGAAAGAAATATTGAGGAGTAGAAATGAAGAGgtgaagaaagagggagaaacaaAAACTGCTTACTGTATTTTGTGTCATTTATATATCAATGTTCAGCCATTAGTCACCTCCACACATAGAGACTAAATGATTTCTTATTTCATGCAAAAGGAAAAGTCCTTACACAAGGATGATTTTATGGACCCAAGAACTATGATCAGATGGAACAGATCTTTTCAAAGTTTGAGCTCTGATTATCTGACACACACATAAATGCAGTATTCCAAAGACCGGATGGATCTGCTGAGTATGTTGACATTACTATAGATCATGTAAAGTCTTACAACGTTCAATGGTCTTTTAATAAGCATGACTTTTTACATTATGGAAAACTGTAGGTAGATTTTACAGAACAACTCACACCTTCCTAGTTTGTTTAAGATGAGTTACGAAGGGTTAAAAGTAATTCAATCAAACCCCTAAGTAATTCCTAGAAGATTGGTACACTGCTCCAAATGTTTTCAAGACGTGAAGTAGAACAAATTGTGTTTgaattaatgtaaagatatactCTGTTAGTGTAGATTTTTTACTAATTTTACATTCCTGTTTTTaccctttttttatattttcatctTCTGCCAAGCTACATGTCAGGAGTATATTGTATGTTGAAATAATATATGCATAAGGTAACTGAATTAAAACTCACTGTGTAATGAACACTTACTGTTCGACACTTATGTGTTTGTTATAACCCGTTCTCTGTAGGCTATGGTGTCTCCAAAAACATCTTTGAATAAAAAGAAAaaggaaaatgtgttatttttaatCTGGCCCATTGCTTTGTACTGCTGTAACAATCTGCTCTTGTGAATGAGAATGTCCACTTTGTCATAGAGGGAGACATCCATTTGCTGCATCGTCTTCACTACTTCCTGCTGTTACTAAACATGACATGTTTTTTATTCCGTGTGCCTGTTGAGACTGTGCATACCACATCAGTGTTATGGAAACATACAATCCAGTGTTCAGTAAAAGCAATGTGACAAATGATAGCAGGGTTTGTCAACTGGGGGCCCACGGGTCaaattttatttggcccccaagttttctgagcaaaccCACACCAAATTTAAATGATTTGACATAAAggactaaaaacaccagcaaatcaactTCAACtgtttttaattttggaaatctgttccaaaatTATTTCCACATATAACAGAGCGAGTAATGTGATTTGTATACACATGTAAGCTAAGTTTCAAATTATTATGTTTGAGTCAAATgttatctgtttgggcttcttccAGGCAATTTACAGTCTGCGGCTGaatgtagttgatgatccctgaatTATAGCCTATGTATATCTGTCTTTGTCCTTGTTAATTGAACAAAATAAACTAACACTTAGGtgttctcaatctctctctctatctctctcaaatgtgcgcacacactcaaacatgcacacacactcaaaggtgcgcgcgcacacacacaccccaaactgCTGTGGGAGGTGTGGTTGTGGGTTGCTGCtttgtatacagtatgtaggtttaTAAAAGGGATGCCACAGGCGGCTCCAGAGAAGCTTATACAATCTCCCCCTGTCTGTGGTAGAGAATGGCACAAACAGGTCCTCGGGATAGAGAGAAATTGTGCTGCTCAATTTGTCTGGAGATACTGAAGGAGCCAGTAGCTCTCCCCTGTGGACACCGCTACTGTATGGGCTGTATCAGGGCCTGCTGGGGTGAAGACGACGACTCTTACATCTTCAGCTGTCCTCGGTGCAGACAGACCTTCACTCCAAGACCAATTCTGAAGAGAAACACCATTTTGGCTGAGATGGTGGAGAAACTGAATACAGGGGGACTCCAAGCTGCACCCTCTGGTCAACGCTGCCGGTATGCTGAAGCTGGAGATGTGGCGTGTGATATCTGCCTCGGTGGTCAGATCAAAGCCACCAGATCCTGCTTAGtgtgtctggcctcttactgtgcAGCTCACCTCCACACTCACAACGAATCTCCTGCCCTTAAGAAGCATACCCTGGTTGAAGCCACCATGCCACTGCAGGGGCGGATCTGCTCTCATCACGATAGACTACTGGAGATCTACTGTCGTACTGATcagcagtgtgtctgtctgctgtgtgtgATGGATGAACACAGGAGCCATGCTACCGTCTCAGCTGCAGCAGAAAGCACCAAGAAACGAGTAAGGACTGAAAAACAATCTCTTGTCCTTCAACCTCAGTTGTTTAACCATGACAGAATATGTACATTTCTGAAAGTATGTTATGTGCATTAAGAATACTTATGCCCATTCCTATGACTGATAACTATAAGGAAGTGGTATGTTTGGTGCCTTATATACTGGGAGTGATTCATATAATTTGAACAATGTGAACATTTCCCTGATAATGATCAGAGTTGAGGCCATAAAATCTAAAGGTTAGAGGTACATTTCTATCAATAGAACTTCCTTTCCCATATTCAAATGTTAACTCTGTATCTGACACCTGCCTATATGTAACCAGGGATCTGAGGAAGGGTTCCTATCCTGGATAAGGTGTGTCAGGTGCCTGTCATTGGTTCAGTCAGTTGCTTTGAATGTGGCACCATACACTATGCTTCCACATGCAAAACCTCTTCATCTCTTTTGACTATCTGACTGAGATGATGTGCAAATGTGTAACATGATTCTCTTAAGGGAAGTCAAAATTTTCCCTTCATCCATAGCCTAGCTGTTACGGGTTATAGAATGTGTAAGTCATTTTATGACTCAATGTGTCCATTTTGAGTAGGCTTTTTTTCATTTGAGGAATGTAGAATGTAAAAAggaaaaaaagtatgtatgttgAGTGTTATGGAGACTAAACAACCTCACAGCTTTCACCAGCTAAATATTCAATTTGACAAAGCGAACGACTCACCATAAGATCAATAGCCTGCTTATATGAGCCCCAAATATTTACTAAGATAGGCTTGTGGGTGTGTCCTTGTCCCTGCAGAGGCAGCTGGGGAAGATGAGGAAGCAATCCAAACTGAGAATGCAAGCCAAAGAAAAGGAACTGCTGGATCTGAGACAGGCTCTGCAATCACTAAAGGTGATGCACTGTGGAGATCCGTAGAGCAATGGCAGCCATGGCCAAGTCCGAAGCGACTTTCAAGTATTAATAAGCTAATATTTTAGTGGATGGGGGAGGTTTTGGGAGTTTGTTCATACTTGGATAAATGTTATATCTTGACCACACTCTGTCTCCCACTAGCACTCTGCACAGACAGCAGTGGAGGACAGCCAGAagatctttactgagctgatcTGCTCCGTAGAGAGAAGGTGCTGTGAGGTGAGAGAGCTGATCAGAGCCCAGGAGAAGACTGCAGTGAGTCAGACTGAAGGGCTCATACTGAGACTGGAGCAGGAGGTGGCTGAGCTGAGGAAGAAAGACTGTGAGCTGGAGCAGCTTTCACACACAGAGGATCATATCTATTTTCTACAGGTAGCATCACTGCTGCTCTGGCATTGGTATAATTAAGGTGTccagtgtttt comes from the Salmo trutta chromosome 21, fSalTru1.1, whole genome shotgun sequence genome and includes:
- the myadmb gene encoding myeloid-associated differentiation marker homolog: MPIVVVHSNPLFWVRLCALVFSCVAFAVTIHGADLKHGTGDWFVFCWAFSFAGTLLVLLVELFGLQTRAPVSWKNFPITFACYASLLCLSASIIFPLYFLKGQTSRNETHNYRIVATVFSCLATIAYMSEVSISKARPGEVAGYMTTAPGLLKVCETFVACVIFVFISDPVSYDSHDALRWCLAVYCICFILSAAIIVLCICECTGCLPFPFARFLSAYALLAVIMYLSATIVWPIFTFDRKHSSSRPTFCGNSQGLCAWDKQMAVAVLTAVNLVLYLADLIYSARLVFITV
- the ftr66 gene encoding tripartite motif-containing protein 16 isoform X1, whose protein sequence is MAQTGPRDREKLCCSICLEILKEPVALPCGHRYCMGCIRACWGEDDDSYIFSCPRCRQTFTPRPILKRNTILAEMVEKLNTGGLQAAPSGQRCRYAEAGDVACDICLGGQIKATRSCLVCLASYCAAHLHTHNESPALKKHTLVEATMPLQGRICSHHDRLLEIYCRTDQQCVCLLCVMDEHRSHATVSAAAESTKKRRQLGKMRKQSKLRMQAKEKELLDLRQALQSLKHSAQTAVEDSQKIFTELICSVERRCCEVRELIRAQEKTAVSQTEGLILRLEQEVAELRKKDCELEQLSHTEDHIYFLQNCQSISKSTELTDTPRITVVPLVDFGQVRASVTALQKRLEDLFKGEWPKISRAAGTVKLLQCPEPRIRPEFLYYSCQLTLDPRTAHRDLSVSEENKVVTVRARDHSCLEHPERFDHWSQVLCTEALSGRCYWEAECSGSGINMAVAYKEMTRRGEGNDSHFGRNDKSWSLFCSRKGCTIWHNNVATRIPTSTSSRIGVYLDHRAGSLCFYSVSDTMTLLHRVQATFTQPLYLGFEFMCFGVFVKLCQME
- the ftr66 gene encoding tripartite motif-containing protein 16 isoform X2, with amino-acid sequence MAQTGPRDREKLCCSICLEILKEPVALPCGHRYCMGCIRACWGEDDDSYIFSCPRCRQTFTPRPILKRNTILAEMVEKLNTGGLQAAPSGQRCRYAEAGDVACDICLGGQIKATRSCLVCLASYCAAHLHTHNESPALKKHTLVEATMPLQGRICSHHDRLLEIYCRTDQQCVCLLCVMDEHRSHATVSAAAESTKKRRQLGKMRKQSKLRMQAKEKELLDLRQALQSLKHSAQTAVEDSQKIFTELICSVERRCCEVRELIRAQEKTAVSQTEGLILRLEQEVAELRKKDCELEQLSHTEDHIYFLQNCQSISKSTELTDTPRITVVPLVDFGQVRASVTALQKRLEDLFKGEWPKISRADSCQLTLDPRTAHRDLSVSEENKVVTVRARDHSCLEHPERFDHWSQVLCTEALSGRCYWEAECSGSGINMAVAYKEMTRRGEGNDSHFGRNDKSWSLFCSRKGCTIWHNNVATRIPTSTSSRIGVYLDHRAGSLCFYSVSDTMTLLHRVQATFTQPLYLGFEFMCFGVFVKLCQME